One genomic region from Spirosoma sp. KCTC 42546 encodes:
- a CDS encoding RNA polymerase sigma-70 factor, translated as MQPVPLFNEQPNTDNPARPSANHQPEPVTKVTDDELLLRQLFIQDARQGCALLFRRYYTNLVNHAVRFVYSKEVAEDLVAEVFTVFWQDRTFDQITTSYRAYLYKAVRHRAYNYLRWELHKSDSLDLADNQSMPASLQPDQVLHYSELHQKIESVIQNLPPQCQRAFLLSRIEGRKYTEIAQDLQISTSGVEKLLIRALGKLRQELKADWFITLVLWLATGAAYVICEVTRTQLV; from the coding sequence ATGCAGCCAGTACCGTTATTTAACGAGCAACCCAATACCGATAACCCGGCCCGACCATCAGCAAACCATCAACCCGAGCCCGTAACCAAAGTGACGGATGATGAATTACTGTTAAGGCAACTATTCATACAGGACGCCCGGCAAGGCTGCGCACTATTGTTCAGACGCTATTATACAAATCTGGTCAATCATGCCGTTCGCTTTGTTTATTCAAAAGAAGTAGCCGAAGATTTAGTGGCCGAAGTGTTCACTGTCTTCTGGCAGGATCGTACGTTTGACCAGATTACTACCTCATATCGGGCCTATCTGTACAAAGCGGTTCGCCACCGGGCTTACAATTACCTGCGCTGGGAACTCCACAAGTCCGATTCGTTAGACCTGGCCGATAACCAATCCATGCCCGCATCACTACAACCCGATCAGGTGCTGCACTATAGTGAACTCCATCAGAAAATTGAATCGGTTATTCAGAATCTACCTCCCCAATGCCAGCGCGCTTTTCTACTCAGCCGAATTGAAGGCAGGAAATACACTGAAATAGCCCAGGACTTGCAAATCAGCACCAGTGGCGTTGAGAAACTGCTCATCAGAGCCCTGGGTAAACTACGGCAGGAACTGAAAGCAGACTGGTTTATTACGCTGGTTTTGTGGCTGGCAACTGGCGCTGCCTATGTAATATGTGAGGTAACGCGTACGCAACTTGTCTAA
- a CDS encoding glycosyltransferase family 2 protein: protein MKLSIIVPAYNEGKTIEKILTKLVDVQLPVAVSKEIIIVNDCSKDNTETVVQNFIRAHPSSEMQYVAHTVNKGKGAALHTGIQAATGDYLIVQDADLEYDPDEFNILLKPVLDGFADVVYGSRFMGGNAHRILFFWHTIGNKFLTFLSNMFTNLNLTDMETCYKLFRADVIKGISLNEKRFGFEPEVTAKISKIPGIRIYEVGISYYGRTYEEGKKINWKDGFRAIYCIVKYNLFS, encoded by the coding sequence ATGAAACTGTCCATAATCGTACCCGCTTATAACGAGGGTAAGACCATTGAAAAGATACTAACTAAGCTGGTAGATGTACAGTTGCCTGTTGCGGTTAGCAAAGAAATAATTATTGTCAATGACTGTTCGAAGGATAACACAGAAACTGTTGTACAAAATTTTATTCGAGCGCATCCGTCATCCGAAATGCAGTATGTAGCGCATACTGTTAATAAAGGGAAGGGTGCCGCATTACATACCGGAATCCAAGCTGCTACGGGCGACTACCTGATTGTTCAGGATGCTGATCTCGAGTATGATCCTGATGAGTTCAATATCCTGTTGAAACCCGTTCTCGATGGCTTTGCCGATGTTGTTTATGGGTCGAGGTTTATGGGCGGCAATGCACATCGGATCCTGTTCTTCTGGCATACAATCGGTAATAAGTTTCTGACATTTCTCAGTAATATGTTCACGAATCTGAACCTAACGGATATGGAAACGTGCTACAAATTGTTTCGGGCCGATGTAATTAAAGGGATTAGCCTGAACGAGAAAAGGTTTGGCTTTGAGCCAGAAGTAACGGCCAAAATCTCTAAAATTCCTGGAATTCGTATTTATGAAGTAGGCATATCCTATTACGGGAGAACCTATGAGGAGGGAAAGAAAATTAACTGGAAAGATGGATTCCGAGCCATCTATTGCATTGTAAAATATAACCTGTTCAGCTAG
- a CDS encoding NADH-quinone oxidoreductase subunit B, translating to MTSPSITDKSGEASVMLMHSEDLLNWSREKSLWPLTFGLACCAIEMMGAMTASYDLERFGIFPRPSPRQSDIMIVSGTVTYKMADRIRRLYEQMAEPRYVISMGSCSNCGGPYWQHGYHVVKGVDRIIPVDVYVPGCPPRPEALIDGFLKLQEKIRTEHPLSTK from the coding sequence ATGACCTCTCCCTCAATAACCGATAAATCAGGCGAAGCCAGTGTTATGCTCATGCACTCCGAGGATCTGCTGAACTGGTCGAGGGAGAAATCACTGTGGCCGCTTACGTTTGGATTAGCCTGCTGCGCTATTGAAATGATGGGTGCCATGACCGCCAGTTATGACCTCGAACGGTTCGGTATTTTTCCGCGCCCTTCGCCCCGGCAGTCGGATATTATGATTGTATCCGGTACAGTCACGTATAAAATGGCTGATCGTATTCGGCGGCTTTACGAACAAATGGCGGAGCCCCGTTACGTCATTTCGATGGGATCGTGCTCCAACTGCGGTGGCCCTTACTGGCAGCATGGCTACCATGTGGTGAAAGGAGTAGATCGTATTATTCCAGTCGATGTATACGTACCTGGTTGTCCTCCCCGCCCCGAAGCCCTGATCGATGGCTTCCTGAAATTACAGGAAAAAATAAGAACCGAACACCCTTTGTCAACTAAGTAA
- a CDS encoding NADH-quinone oxidoreductase subunit A: MLSDFGILLLFILAAFAFIAVVLFVARLLRPSRPNVEKNSTYESGEEPIGNANVQFNIRFYVVALVFVLFDVELVFLFPWATVFGQERLVKATNGLWGWFALTEVTLFVIILALGLAYVWAKGYLDWVKPQPKVPTIETKVPTALYRQVNEKYQR, translated from the coding sequence ATGCTCTCCGACTTTGGTATTCTTCTGCTGTTTATTCTGGCCGCGTTCGCGTTTATCGCCGTCGTGCTTTTTGTAGCTCGGTTACTACGACCCAGTAGACCGAACGTGGAGAAAAACAGTACGTACGAATCGGGAGAAGAACCAATTGGCAATGCCAATGTGCAGTTCAATATCCGATTTTACGTAGTTGCTTTAGTGTTTGTCCTGTTTGATGTTGAACTGGTCTTTCTGTTTCCCTGGGCCACCGTGTTTGGGCAAGAACGGCTGGTCAAAGCAACGAATGGACTTTGGGGCTGGTTCGCCCTGACCGAAGTAACTTTATTTGTCATTATTCTAGCTTTAGGGCTTGCCTATGTTTGGGCAAAAGGCTACCTTGATTGGGTAAAACCCCAACCGAAAGTACCAACAATAGAGACAAAGGTACCGACGGCCTTATACAGGCAAGTAAATGAGAAGTATCAGCGGTGA
- a CDS encoding porin family protein, giving the protein MYRLFLFIFLVASPLVTLAQSDKPVGGHFGVKIGASFTQIAISGSTVNIPHRALEPHLGLIYRYRYNRWVVQPEAILSIRGGTFQQEQSNGSRTTTGVSYYYASLPLMLGYIPTEGLTVQVGPEFSYALNAGQTGGPSANNDLGLAVGVHYDFLDMLNKFSLNVRYIYGFTNVSPEATASYYNRNLQVSMVYNLFPKKKKK; this is encoded by the coding sequence ATGTACCGATTATTTCTTTTTATCTTTTTAGTAGCTTCACCTTTAGTTACTCTGGCACAAAGTGACAAGCCTGTTGGCGGCCATTTTGGTGTAAAAATCGGAGCTTCCTTTACTCAAATAGCCATATCGGGAAGTACCGTTAATATCCCCCACCGCGCCCTGGAACCCCATTTGGGTCTTATATATCGGTATCGATATAATCGCTGGGTAGTTCAGCCAGAAGCTATACTATCTATTAGGGGTGGCACTTTTCAGCAGGAACAATCGAATGGTAGTCGGACTACAACGGGGGTTTCCTATTACTACGCCAGCCTTCCCTTAATGTTGGGGTACATTCCAACCGAAGGGTTGACGGTTCAGGTGGGTCCTGAATTTAGTTACGCACTTAACGCCGGACAAACAGGCGGACCAAGTGCCAATAATGACCTTGGTCTGGCAGTGGGTGTCCACTACGATTTTCTGGACATGCTTAACAAATTCAGTTTGAATGTCCGATACATCTACGGTTTCACCAATGTATCGCCCGAAGCAACGGCATCGTATTATAACCGAAACCTTCAGGTCTCGATGGTGTATAACCTGTTTCCTAAGAAGAAGAAAAAGTAA
- a CDS encoding YqgE/AlgH family protein: MNTTPPAVTNGDLLIAEPFMGDTNFERSVVLVCEHSQAGTFGLVLNQLTDIHLSDVIEEIHPDLPLFVGGPVQQNTLHFIHRRPDLIDGSIRVVDGLYWSGDFEQIKRAVNLGTLTERDVRFFIGYSGWSEGQLDAELVQKAWIISRITADFLFDTPTKEFWRGVLKRMGGEYKAIAHYPVDPRLN; this comes from the coding sequence ATGAATACGACCCCGCCAGCCGTCACGAACGGTGACCTTTTAATTGCCGAACCGTTCATGGGCGACACTAACTTTGAACGCAGTGTAGTATTGGTTTGCGAGCATAGTCAGGCTGGTACGTTCGGTCTGGTTCTGAATCAGCTTACCGATATTCATCTGAGCGATGTAATTGAAGAAATTCATCCAGATCTACCTTTGTTTGTGGGAGGGCCAGTCCAACAAAATACGCTGCATTTCATACACCGTCGCCCCGATCTGATTGACGGGTCGATTCGCGTTGTCGATGGCTTGTACTGGAGTGGCGATTTTGAGCAAATCAAACGGGCCGTTAATCTAGGAACGCTTACCGAGCGCGATGTTCGCTTTTTTATTGGGTATTCGGGCTGGAGTGAAGGCCAACTGGATGCCGAACTCGTTCAGAAAGCCTGGATCATTAGCCGTATCACCGCCGACTTCCTCTTCGACACACCCACCAAAGAATTTTGGCGGGGTGTTTTAAAACGCATGGGGGGCGAGTACAAAGCAATCGCTCACTATCCGGTTGATCCACGGCTTAATTAA